The nucleotide sequence CTCATACTGCCTTAGAACTGAGTGGATGGCAGGGGTGCGAACAGTCCACCTGGTTGGACAGAGAGGCTTCAATGAGGTGAAACCATGCTCCGATTTGGCAATTTCCTGGAATACCAACTTGAACTTGCCAGATTGGTTAAAGAAGCCCCCCAATTCATGGACCAGAGCCATTGAATCTCTCACAAGTGGAGATGATAGACAGGCAGCCTGTGTAATTAAGTTCACGCAATGTGGACCACAGTGACAGTACACAGCCAGTGGTTGTTGTGCCCTTAATATGGCTTGCACTCCCTGCCATCGTCCAGCCATGTTTGCGGCACCATCATAAGTTTGTCCTCGGAGTTGAGACAGAGGAAGGTCTAGACGCGTCATCACATCACAAGCCACCTTGGCTATATTTTCCCCTGTTGTTGATAACACCTCGTAGAGTCCCAGGAATTCTTCCTTTGGTTGTAGATCTGCATCTACAAAGCGCACACATATTGACTCCTGCTCAACACCTGACACATCCTGGGTTCCATCAATGATAAGTGCGAACTGGACCACTGGCATTGATGTTATGTctgacacaatttttttgatgATTGTATTGGCCATCAGCTGCAACAGTTCATTCTGCATTTTGGGACTGGTGAAATCAAACTGACGTTTTAGCCAGTTGGTCAGCTCTGCATCACCTTTTGCCTTGTACTTTAGAAGCTGGCTGAAATTCCCACTCTCCTTCTCATCGCCTTGAAAAGCCAGACCTTGCCGTGCCAAGTACTGCACACCCCCAGCAATCTTCATAAGATTTCTCCTTGCTTGTTGCTGCTGTCTTTCAAGCTCACGTGAAAGTTGCACATTAACAGTCTTTGGCTCCTGAAGCCTAGTCATCACAGCTAATTTGTGACACTGGCTGTCTTTATGTGCACTAAATTTCTCCAGTGCCTTCTTCCAGTTGTTAAAGCCAGTCTTGACAAATGCTGAATCTGCTTTTGATGCAAGCTTGGACTTTTGTGCTGCAAAGTATTTAGCACAATAGTAACAGAGAACACCCTTTACAGAGGGGCTGTAATGGAGCCATGTATGATCTTTAAACCACTTCTCCTGAAAGTAGAGTGTTTTATTTGATAGGGTTTGACTCGGTATGACTTTCACATTTGGATGATTTGGGAAAGGTCCAagctccctcccttcctctccagtGCCCTCATCATCGCCTGTCTGGCTGCTCattctatctctttctctctcactgtcaaaCTCCCTCTCCATGGGTATGATCTGAAATGCACGAGGATGATCTCATCTTaacttaacattaacattagacTGTTAAGGTTGTCATTAGTTGGTCTTCACCATTCATATTAGCTCctttctcactcacctccatgtcaccagcacacactctccctgtcctgtcaccatcctcttgttcattct is from Paralichthys olivaceus isolate ysfri-2021 chromosome 5, ASM2471397v2, whole genome shotgun sequence and encodes:
- the LOC138407786 gene encoding zinc finger MYM-type protein 1-like; this translates as MEIIPMEREFDSERERDRMSSQTGDDEGTGEEGRELGPFPNHPNVKVIPSQTLSNKTLYFQEKWFKDHTWLHYSPSVKGVLCYYCAKYFAAQKSKLASKADSAFVKTGFNNWKKALEKFSAHKDSQCHKLAVMTRLQEPKTVNVQLSRELERQQQQARRNLMKIAGGVQYLARQGLAFQGDEKESGNFSQLLKYKAKGDAELTNWLKRQFDFTSPKMQNELLQLMANTIIKKIVSDITSMPVVQFALIIDGTQDVSGVEQESICVRFVDADLQPKEEFLGLYEVLSTTGENIAKVACDVMTRLDLPLSQLRGQTYDGAANMAGRWQGVQAILRAQQPLAVYCHCGPHCVNLITQAACLSSPLVRDSMALVHELGGFFNQSGKFKLVFQEIAKSEHGFTSLKPLCPTRWTVRTPAIHSVLRQYESVLTALEEMASSSSSETSAKANGLHGAFLKGNTVLGLVMAEDLMGDLECLNTSLQHRKQTVSGMLKAVDHVKTSMQEKRTEEHFDVLFSKATAMATKLDLQPIQMPHIRKPTKRYTGQASAHIHPDAQSFYRAQFYNTLDTVNTQFIERFDQAGFHKLQQLENVLLQGTIDEVVDQYPELNPQLLQVQLAMFAANYTYETSSDVVSIMHDMVPEVRSLFSQVEALLRLLLIVPASSAEAERSFSALRRLKTWLRSSMTQSRLNHVAICHVHQRKLDELDLEDICQSFISANDRRKKAFGSFSR